In a single window of the Leopardus geoffroyi isolate Oge1 chromosome D2, O.geoffroyi_Oge1_pat1.0, whole genome shotgun sequence genome:
- the LOC123576398 gene encoding zinc finger protein 33B-like isoform X3 yields the protein MLENYSHLVSVGSCATKPEVIFRLEQGEEPWISEEEFPSESLPEVWETDHKKGRRQENQRKPTWEVAFISKKTPTKERGNVIGKPFYLDTNSFPCRESLCQCDSYGVSFSCISELCINKKRHLGKKTGEFSAYGKLLLSIKHEKTPTSEKSEFFKHGETFSQVEDSVDSEKIQSVEQNFEYYMYQETFPEKATLSTYKREITEENHSECIEYGRTFFPNSSFLSHHMNASEENHCGLRGCGKSLGVTSTLLKPHGARMKPSECSESGDHFRGDLCLPQLQKTHKGEKHFECNECGKAFWHKSHLTRHQRIHTGEKRFQCDECGKTFWEKSDLTKHQRSHTGEKPYVCNECGKAFSHKSALTIHQRIHTGEKPYQCSACGKTFYQKTDLTKHQRTHIGLKPYECYECGKSFWINSHLILHQRTHTGEKPFECPDCGQSFCRKSHLIQHQRTHIGDKPYKCDVCGKSFYHKSVLTRHQIIHTGLKPYECCECGKTCLKSALTVHQRIHTGEKPFVCRECGKFFSHKSTLSQHYRTHTGEKPFECHECGKIFYSKSSLHKHTRIHTGEKPFGCNVCGKTFCQKSQLTQHQRIHIGEKPYECNQCGKAFCHKSALIVHQRTHTEEKPYKCNECGKSFCVKSGLTLHQRKHTGEKPYECNECGRSFCDKSALVVHQRTHREEKPYKCNECGKFFCVKSGLILHQRKHTGEKPYACNDCGKSFSHKSSLTVHYRAHTGEKSCQCNECGKIFYRKSNLVNHQRSHTGEKPYECNTCGKPFSQKSNLIVHQRTHTQEKP from the coding sequence aaGTCTGGGAAACTGAtcacaagaaaggaaggaggcaagaaaacCAGCGTAAACCTACGTGGGAAGTTGCATTCATCAGTAAGAAAACGCCGACCAAGGAACGAGGTAATGTAATAGGAAAACCATTTTACCTGGACACAAATTCGTTTCCTTGCAGAGAAAGCCTCTGTCAGTGTGACTCATATGGAGTGAGTTTCAGCTGTATTTCTGAATTGTGTATCAATAAGAAAAGACATTTGGGAAAAAAGACTGGCGAATTCAGTGCGTATGGAAAATTGCTACTCAGTATTAAACACGAGAAAACTCCTACTAGCgagaaaagtgaattttttaaacatggaGAAACTTTCAGTCAGGTTGAGGACTCTGTTGATAGTGAGAAGATTCAAAGTGTAGAGCAAAATTTTGAATATTACATGTATCAAGAAACCTTCCCCGAAAAGGCAACATTGAGTACGTACAAGAGAGAGATCACTGAAGAGAATCACTCTGAATGTATTGAATATGGGAGAACCTTCTTTCCTAACTCCTCTTTCCTGTCACATCACATGAATGCCTCCGAAGAGAATCACTGTGGACTGCGTGGTTGTGGGAAATCGTTAGGTGTGACGTCTACCCTTTTGAAACCTCATGGGGCACGTATGAAACCCTCGGAGTGTAGTGAGAGTGGGGATCATTTCCGGGGGGATTTATGCCTTCCACAACTTCAGAAAACTCATAAAGGAGAGAAACACTTTGAATGCAACGAATGTGGGAAAGCGTTTTGGCATAAGTCCCACCTCACTCGACATCAAAGGATACACACGGGAGAGAAACGCTTTCAGTGTGATGAATGTGGAAAAACTTTCTGGGAGAAGTCAGACCTCACGAAACATCAGAGATCACACACGGGGGAGAAGCCCTACGTGTGCAACGAATGTGGTAAAGCCTTCAGCCACAAGTCAGCCCTCACGATACACCAGAGAATACATACAGGGGAGAAACCCTATCAGTGTAGCGCATGTGGGAAAACTTTTTACCAGAAGACAGACCTCACCAAACACCAAAGAACACACATAGGGCTGAAACCCTATGAATGCtatgaatgtgggaaatcctttTGGATCAATTCACACCTTATCCTGCATCAGAGAACTCATACAGGGGAGAAACCATTTGAATGTCCTGACTGTGGGCAATCTTTCTGTCGGAAGTCACATCTTATACAACACCAGAGAACCCACATAGGGGATAAGCCCTACAAATGTGATGTATGCGGGAAAAGTTTCTACCACAAGTCAGTACTCACCAGGCATCAGATAATTCATACAGGGTTGAAACCTTATGAATGTTGCGAATGTGGGAAAACGTGTTTGAAGTCTGCCCTCACAGtgcatcagagaattcacacaggggagaaaccctTTGTGTGTCGTGAATGCGGGAAATTCTTCAGCCATAAATCCACCCTCTCTCAACATTACAGGACACATACAGGGGAGAAACCGTTCGAGTGTCATGAATGTGGAAAAATCTTCTATAGTAAATCGTCCCTACATAAACATACTAGGAtacacacaggggagaaaccctTCGGATGTAACGTATGTGGGAAAACGTTCTGCCAGAAGTCTCAGCTCACTCAGCACCAGAGAATCCACataggagagaaaccctatgagtgTAACCAATGTGGAAAGGCTTTCTGTCACAAATCAGCTCTAATTGTGCACCAGAGAACTCATACAGAAGAAAAGCcctataaatgtaatgaatgtgggaagtcTTTCTGTGTGAAGTCAGGACTTACTTTACATCAGAGAAaacacacaggggagaaaccctatgaatgtaatgaatgtggaagGTCTTTCTGTGATAAGTCAGCTCTTGTTGTGCACCAGAGAACTCATAGAGAAGAAAAGCcctataaatgtaatgaatgtgggaaatttTTTTGTGTAAAGTCAGGACTTATTTTACAtcagagaaaacacacaggagagaaaccttacgCATGTAATGACTGTGGGAAATCCTTCAGTCACAAATCATCCCTCACAGTGCATTATAGGGCTCACACAGGGGAGAAATCTTGTcagtgtaatgaatgtgggaaaattTTTTACCGTAAATCAAACCTTGTTAACCATCAGAGGTCACACACAGGCGAGAAGCCCTATGAATGTAACACATGTGGAAAACCCTTCTCTCAGAAGTCAAACCTCATTGTACATCAGAGAACACACACGCAAGAAAAACCTTAG
- the LOC123576398 gene encoding zinc finger protein 33B-like isoform X4 — protein MLENYSHLVAVGSCATKPEVIFRLEQGEEPWISEEEFPSESLPEVWETDHKKGRRQENQRKPTWEVAFISKKTPTKERGNVIGKPFYLDTNSFPCRESLCQCDSYGVSFSCISELCINKKRHLGKKTGEFSAYGKLLLSIKHEKTPTSEKSEFFKHGETFSQVEDSVDSEKIQSVEQNFEYYMYQETFPEKATLSTYKREITEENHSECIEYGRTFFPNSSFLSHHMNASEENHCGLRGCGKSLGVTSTLLKPHGARMKPSECSESGDHFRGDLCLPQLQKTHKGEKHFECNECGKAFWHKSHLTRHQRIHTGEKRFQCDECGKTFWEKSDLTKHQRSHTGEKPYVCNECGKAFSHKSALTIHQRIHTGEKPYQCSACGKTFYQKTDLTKHQRTHIGLKPYECYECGKSFWINSHLILHQRTHTGEKPFECPDCGQSFCRKSHLIQHQRTHIGDKPYKCDVCGKSFYHKSVLTRHQIIHTGLKPYECCECGKTCLKSALTVHQRIHTGEKPFVCRECGKFFSHKSTLSQHYRTHTGEKPFECHECGKIFYSKSSLHKHTRIHTGEKPFGCNVCGKTFCQKSQLTQHQRIHIGEKPYECNQCGKAFCHKSALIVHQRTHTEEKPYKCNECGKSFCVKSGLTLHQRKHTGEKPYECNECGRSFCDKSALVVHQRTHREEKPYKCNECGKFFCVKSGLILHQRKHTGEKPYACNDCGKSFSHKSSLTVHYRAHTGEKSCQCNECGKIFYRKSNLVNHQRSHTGEKPYECNTCGKPFSQKSNLIVHQRTHTQEKP, from the coding sequence aaGTCTGGGAAACTGAtcacaagaaaggaaggaggcaagaaaacCAGCGTAAACCTACGTGGGAAGTTGCATTCATCAGTAAGAAAACGCCGACCAAGGAACGAGGTAATGTAATAGGAAAACCATTTTACCTGGACACAAATTCGTTTCCTTGCAGAGAAAGCCTCTGTCAGTGTGACTCATATGGAGTGAGTTTCAGCTGTATTTCTGAATTGTGTATCAATAAGAAAAGACATTTGGGAAAAAAGACTGGCGAATTCAGTGCGTATGGAAAATTGCTACTCAGTATTAAACACGAGAAAACTCCTACTAGCgagaaaagtgaattttttaaacatggaGAAACTTTCAGTCAGGTTGAGGACTCTGTTGATAGTGAGAAGATTCAAAGTGTAGAGCAAAATTTTGAATATTACATGTATCAAGAAACCTTCCCCGAAAAGGCAACATTGAGTACGTACAAGAGAGAGATCACTGAAGAGAATCACTCTGAATGTATTGAATATGGGAGAACCTTCTTTCCTAACTCCTCTTTCCTGTCACATCACATGAATGCCTCCGAAGAGAATCACTGTGGACTGCGTGGTTGTGGGAAATCGTTAGGTGTGACGTCTACCCTTTTGAAACCTCATGGGGCACGTATGAAACCCTCGGAGTGTAGTGAGAGTGGGGATCATTTCCGGGGGGATTTATGCCTTCCACAACTTCAGAAAACTCATAAAGGAGAGAAACACTTTGAATGCAACGAATGTGGGAAAGCGTTTTGGCATAAGTCCCACCTCACTCGACATCAAAGGATACACACGGGAGAGAAACGCTTTCAGTGTGATGAATGTGGAAAAACTTTCTGGGAGAAGTCAGACCTCACGAAACATCAGAGATCACACACGGGGGAGAAGCCCTACGTGTGCAACGAATGTGGTAAAGCCTTCAGCCACAAGTCAGCCCTCACGATACACCAGAGAATACATACAGGGGAGAAACCCTATCAGTGTAGCGCATGTGGGAAAACTTTTTACCAGAAGACAGACCTCACCAAACACCAAAGAACACACATAGGGCTGAAACCCTATGAATGCtatgaatgtgggaaatcctttTGGATCAATTCACACCTTATCCTGCATCAGAGAACTCATACAGGGGAGAAACCATTTGAATGTCCTGACTGTGGGCAATCTTTCTGTCGGAAGTCACATCTTATACAACACCAGAGAACCCACATAGGGGATAAGCCCTACAAATGTGATGTATGCGGGAAAAGTTTCTACCACAAGTCAGTACTCACCAGGCATCAGATAATTCATACAGGGTTGAAACCTTATGAATGTTGCGAATGTGGGAAAACGTGTTTGAAGTCTGCCCTCACAGtgcatcagagaattcacacaggggagaaaccctTTGTGTGTCGTGAATGCGGGAAATTCTTCAGCCATAAATCCACCCTCTCTCAACATTACAGGACACATACAGGGGAGAAACCGTTCGAGTGTCATGAATGTGGAAAAATCTTCTATAGTAAATCGTCCCTACATAAACATACTAGGAtacacacaggggagaaaccctTCGGATGTAACGTATGTGGGAAAACGTTCTGCCAGAAGTCTCAGCTCACTCAGCACCAGAGAATCCACataggagagaaaccctatgagtgTAACCAATGTGGAAAGGCTTTCTGTCACAAATCAGCTCTAATTGTGCACCAGAGAACTCATACAGAAGAAAAGCcctataaatgtaatgaatgtgggaagtcTTTCTGTGTGAAGTCAGGACTTACTTTACATCAGAGAAaacacacaggggagaaaccctatgaatgtaatgaatgtggaagGTCTTTCTGTGATAAGTCAGCTCTTGTTGTGCACCAGAGAACTCATAGAGAAGAAAAGCcctataaatgtaatgaatgtgggaaatttTTTTGTGTAAAGTCAGGACTTATTTTACAtcagagaaaacacacaggagagaaaccttacgCATGTAATGACTGTGGGAAATCCTTCAGTCACAAATCATCCCTCACAGTGCATTATAGGGCTCACACAGGGGAGAAATCTTGTcagtgtaatgaatgtgggaaaattTTTTACCGTAAATCAAACCTTGTTAACCATCAGAGGTCACACACAGGCGAGAAGCCCTATGAATGTAACACATGTGGAAAACCCTTCTCTCAGAAGTCAAACCTCATTGTACATCAGAGAACACACACGCAAGAAAAACCTTAG